The Streptomyces albofaciens JCM 4342 genome has a segment encoding these proteins:
- a CDS encoding Lrp/AsnC family transcriptional regulator yields the protein MATRDRNGTQSIDSVSLAIIEQLQEDGRRPYAAIGKAVGLSEAAVRQRVQKLLDQGVMQIVAVTDPLTVGFRRQAMVGINVEGDLDPVADALTAMEEVEYVVMTAGSFDLLIEIVCEDDDHLLEMINKRIRTLPGVRTTESFVYLKLRKQTYTWGTR from the coding sequence CGACTCCGTCTCCCTGGCGATCATCGAGCAGCTCCAGGAGGACGGCCGCCGTCCGTACGCCGCGATCGGCAAGGCCGTGGGCCTGTCCGAGGCGGCGGTGCGGCAACGCGTACAGAAACTGCTCGACCAAGGCGTGATGCAGATCGTCGCGGTCACCGACCCCCTCACGGTCGGCTTCCGGCGGCAGGCGATGGTCGGGATCAACGTCGAGGGCGACCTCGACCCGGTGGCCGACGCCCTGACGGCCATGGAGGAGGTCGAGTACGTCGTCATGACCGCGGGCTCCTTCGATCTCCTCATCGAGATCGTCTGCGAGGACGACGACCACCTGCTGGAAATGATCAACAAGCGCATCCGCACGCTGCCCGGCGTCCGGACCACGGAGAGCTTCGTCTATCTCAAGCTCCGCAAGCAGACCTACACCTGGGGAACCAGATAG
- a CDS encoding aspartate aminotransferase family protein, with amino-acid sequence MTADLSKTAYDHLWMHFTRMSSYENAPVPTIVRGEGTNIYDDKGRRYIDGLAGLFVVQAGHGRAELAETALKQAQDLAFFPIWSYAHPKAVELAERLAHHAPGDLNKVFFTTGGGEAVETAWKLAKQYFKLTGKPTKHKVISRAVAYHGTPQGALSITGLPGLKAPFEPLVPGAHKVPNTNIYRAPLFGDDPEAFGRWAADQIEQQILFEGPDTVAAVFLEPVQNAGGCFPPPPGYFQRVREICDRHDVLLVSDEVICAFGRLGTMFACDKFDYVPDMITCAKGMTSGYSPIGACVISDRLAEPFYKGDNTFLHGYTFGGHPVSAAVACANLDIFERENLNQHVLDKEDAFFSTLKKLHDLPIVGDVRGNGFFYGIELVKDKTTKESFDEEETERVLYGFLSKALFENGLYCRADDRGDPVIQLAPPLIADQPVFDEIEQILRGTLKEAWEKL; translated from the coding sequence ATGACCGCTGACCTCTCGAAGACGGCCTACGACCACCTGTGGATGCACTTCACCCGCATGTCGTCGTACGAGAACGCCCCCGTGCCGACGATCGTGCGCGGCGAGGGCACGAACATCTACGACGACAAGGGCAGGCGCTACATCGACGGCCTGGCCGGCCTGTTCGTCGTGCAGGCCGGGCACGGCCGCGCCGAACTCGCCGAGACCGCGCTCAAGCAGGCCCAGGACCTGGCGTTCTTCCCCATCTGGTCCTACGCCCACCCCAAGGCCGTGGAGCTCGCCGAGCGGCTGGCGCACCATGCGCCGGGCGACCTGAACAAGGTCTTCTTCACCACCGGCGGCGGCGAGGCCGTCGAGACCGCGTGGAAGCTGGCGAAGCAGTACTTCAAGCTCACCGGCAAGCCCACCAAGCACAAGGTGATATCGCGTGCGGTGGCCTACCACGGCACACCGCAGGGCGCGCTGTCCATCACCGGTCTCCCCGGCCTGAAGGCCCCGTTCGAGCCGCTGGTCCCGGGCGCCCACAAGGTCCCCAACACCAACATCTACCGGGCGCCGCTCTTCGGTGACGACCCGGAGGCGTTCGGCCGCTGGGCCGCCGACCAGATCGAGCAGCAGATCCTCTTCGAGGGCCCGGACACCGTCGCCGCCGTCTTCCTGGAGCCGGTGCAGAACGCGGGCGGCTGCTTCCCGCCCCCGCCCGGCTACTTCCAGCGCGTCCGCGAGATCTGCGACCGCCACGACGTGCTGCTCGTCTCCGACGAGGTCATCTGCGCCTTCGGCCGCCTGGGCACGATGTTCGCCTGCGACAAGTTCGACTACGTACCGGACATGATCACCTGCGCCAAGGGCATGACCTCCGGCTACTCCCCCATCGGCGCCTGCGTCATCTCCGACCGGCTGGCCGAGCCGTTCTACAAGGGCGACAACACCTTCCTGCACGGCTACACCTTCGGCGGCCACCCGGTCTCCGCCGCCGTCGCCTGCGCCAACCTCGACATCTTCGAGCGCGAGAACCTCAACCAGCACGTGCTGGACAAGGAGGACGCGTTCTTCTCCACCCTGAAGAAGCTCCACGACCTGCCGATCGTCGGCGACGTCCGCGGAAACGGCTTCTTCTACGGCATCGAACTCGTCAAGGACAAGACCACCAAGGAGTCCTTCGACGAGGAGGAGACCGAGCGCGTCCTGTACGGCTTCCTCTCCAAGGCCCTCTTCGAGAACGGCCTGTACTGCCGCGCCGACGACCGCGGCGACCCGGTCATCCAGCTCGCCCCGCCGCTCATCGCCGACCAGCCGGTCTTCGACGAAATCGAGCAGATTCTGCGGGGGACGCTGAAGGAGGCCTGGGAGAAGCTGTGA
- a CDS encoding ABC transporter ATP-binding protein — protein sequence MVAPPDNDVLWARGLHHTYAGTRVLTGVSVSVREGEILAVTGPRGCGKTTLLRCLSGQLAPDSGEIWFNSSPVHTLSPAGRERLRLERFGWVDTEPHLVPELTAWENAALPLLLRGTGHRAAKQTACEWLERLDVGMCARQRPGRLDQSQRQRVAVARALAGAPRVLFADEPTAPLHRADAAQVLRTITTAARSHEITVVLATHEPEAGTLADRTVALLDGRRVGAKAPAPDKESRAECSLSV from the coding sequence ATGGTGGCCCCACCTGACAACGACGTTCTCTGGGCGCGCGGCCTGCACCACACATACGCCGGCACCCGCGTGCTGACGGGGGTCTCCGTCAGTGTCCGCGAGGGCGAGATCCTCGCCGTCACCGGGCCCCGCGGCTGCGGCAAGACGACCCTCCTGCGGTGCCTTTCCGGCCAACTTGCGCCGGACAGCGGCGAAATCTGGTTCAACAGTTCACCGGTGCACACGCTCTCACCGGCCGGCCGGGAACGGCTGCGCCTGGAACGCTTCGGCTGGGTGGACACCGAACCGCACCTCGTCCCCGAGCTGACCGCCTGGGAGAACGCCGCCCTCCCGCTGCTCCTGCGCGGGACCGGCCACCGCGCCGCCAAGCAGACCGCCTGCGAGTGGCTGGAGCGTCTGGACGTGGGGATGTGCGCCCGCCAACGCCCCGGCCGCCTCGACCAGTCGCAGCGCCAGCGCGTCGCCGTCGCCCGCGCCCTGGCCGGCGCGCCGCGGGTGCTGTTCGCCGACGAGCCCACCGCGCCCCTGCACCGCGCGGACGCCGCGCAGGTCCTGCGCACCATCACCACGGCCGCCCGCTCGCACGAGATCACGGTCGTCCTCGCGACCCACGAGCCCGAGGCCGGCACCCTCGCGGACCGTACCGTGGCACTCCTCGACGGCCGCCGCGTCGGCGCCAAGGCCCCCGCCCCCGACAAGGAAAGCAGGGCAGAGTGCTCGCTCTCCGTCTAG